A window of Streptomyces sp. SAI-127 contains these coding sequences:
- a CDS encoding DUF2469 domain-containing protein, producing MSAEDLEKYETEMELKLYREYRDVVGLFKYVIETERRFYLTNDYEMQVHSVQGEVFFEVSMADAWVWDMYRPARFVKQVRVLTFKDVNIEELNKSDLELPGG from the coding sequence ATGAGCGCCGAGGACCTCGAGAAGTACGAGACCGAGATGGAGCTCAAGCTCTACCGGGAGTACCGCGATGTCGTCGGTCTGTTCAAATACGTGATCGAGACCGAGCGGCGCTTCTACCTGACCAACGACTACGAGATGCAGGTGCACTCGGTCCAGGGTGAGGTGTTCTTCGAGGTGTCCATGGCGGATGCGTGGGTGTGGGACATGTATCGGCCGGCTCGCTTCGTGAAACAGGTCCGGGTATTGACGTTCAAGGACGTGAACATCGAGGAGCTGAACAAGAGCGATCTGGAGTTGCCGGGCGGGTGA
- a CDS encoding YifB family Mg chelatase-like AAA ATPase, with protein MGFARTCSVALVGVEGVVVEVQADLEPGVAAFTLVGLPDKSLTESRDRVRAAVVNSGGEWPQKKLTVGLSPASVPKAGSGFDLAVACAVLGASERIDPRVLADIVMIGELGLDGRVRPVRGILPAVLAAADAGYEQVVVPECAAAEASLVPGVSVLGVRTLRQLIAVLADEPVPDEAPDEPGRPDPLLAGLRVPGTGAATGMHSSGAAQQDHGHDLADVVGQISARTAVEVAAAGGHHLFLEGPPGAGKTMLAERLPAVLPRLAREESLEVTAVHSVAGLLPPGKPLIDAAPYCAPHHSATMQALVGGGPGIARPGAVSLSHRGVLFLDETPEFNTQALDALRQPLEAGHVVIARSAGVVRFPAKFLMVLAANPCPCGRFSQTDDFCECPPSAIRRYQARLSGPLLDRVDLRVQVDRVTRDQLAGRGARGESTAVVADRVRAARERAAMRFAGTPWRTNSEVPGRELRSRWHAVSGAMDEAERNLERGVLTARGLDRVLRVAWTVADLAGHDRPDATDVALALQLRTGVPRGVPMAIGAPA; from the coding sequence ATGGGTTTCGCTCGCACGTGCTCGGTGGCGCTGGTGGGCGTCGAGGGAGTCGTGGTCGAGGTCCAGGCGGACCTGGAGCCCGGGGTGGCGGCGTTCACGCTGGTGGGGTTGCCGGACAAGAGCTTGACGGAGAGCCGGGACCGGGTTCGGGCGGCCGTCGTGAACTCGGGTGGTGAATGGCCCCAGAAGAAGCTCACCGTGGGCCTCAGTCCGGCATCGGTGCCGAAGGCGGGGTCGGGATTCGACCTTGCCGTCGCGTGCGCCGTGCTGGGTGCCTCCGAGCGGATCGACCCGCGCGTGCTCGCCGACATCGTGATGATCGGAGAGCTGGGGCTGGACGGCCGGGTGCGGCCCGTGAGGGGCATCCTGCCCGCGGTACTGGCCGCCGCGGACGCCGGCTATGAGCAGGTCGTGGTGCCGGAGTGTGCCGCCGCCGAGGCTTCGCTGGTGCCCGGGGTCTCCGTGCTCGGCGTGCGCACTCTGCGGCAGCTGATCGCGGTCCTCGCGGACGAGCCGGTGCCCGACGAGGCGCCCGACGAGCCGGGCCGCCCCGATCCGCTGCTGGCCGGCCTGCGCGTGCCGGGGACGGGAGCCGCCACCGGCATGCACAGCTCCGGAGCCGCGCAGCAGGACCACGGTCACGACCTGGCCGATGTCGTCGGTCAGATCTCGGCGCGGACCGCGGTGGAGGTGGCGGCGGCCGGTGGCCATCACCTGTTCCTGGAGGGCCCGCCCGGCGCGGGCAAGACGATGCTCGCGGAGCGGCTGCCCGCGGTCCTGCCCCGGCTGGCCCGGGAGGAGTCGCTCGAGGTGACGGCGGTGCACTCGGTGGCGGGTCTGCTACCGCCGGGCAAGCCCCTGATCGATGCCGCGCCCTACTGCGCTCCGCACCACTCGGCCACCATGCAGGCCCTCGTCGGCGGCGGACCCGGTATCGCCCGTCCCGGGGCGGTGTCGCTGTCTCATCGAGGCGTCCTCTTTCTGGACGAGACACCCGAGTTCAACACCCAGGCCCTCGACGCGCTGCGGCAGCCGCTGGAGGCGGGGCACGTGGTGATCGCGCGCAGCGCGGGCGTGGTGCGGTTTCCGGCGAAATTCCTGATGGTGCTCGCGGCGAATCCGTGCCCCTGCGGTCGCTTCTCGCAGACCGACGACTTCTGCGAGTGTCCGCCCTCGGCGATCCGGCGCTACCAGGCCCGGCTCTCCGGTCCGCTGCTCGACCGGGTCGACCTGCGGGTGCAGGTGGACCGGGTCACACGTGACCAGCTTGCCGGACGCGGTGCCCGGGGCGAGTCGACCGCCGTGGTCGCCGACCGGGTACGGGCGGCCAGGGAACGGGCGGCGATGCGCTTCGCCGGCACGCCGTGGCGGACCAACAGCGAGGTGCCCGGGCGCGAGCTGCGAAGTCGCTGGCACGCCGTGTCCGGGGCGATGGACGAGGCCGAGCGCAATCTGGAGCGGGGCGTCCTGACCGCCCGAGGGCTCGACCGCGTACTGCGTGTCGCCTGGACGGTCGCGGACCTCGCCGGACACGACCGTCCGGACGCGACGGACGTCGCCCTGGCGCTGCAACTGCGCACCGGAGTGCCCCGGGGAGTGCCCATGGCCATCGGGGCGCCGGCATGA
- a CDS encoding TetR/AcrR family transcriptional regulator, producing the protein MAEHRSMQRAALLDAARSLLSEGGTEALTFPALAERTGLARSSVYEYFRSRAAVVEELCAVDFPVWAAEVSAAMAAAEDPEARVEAYVRQQLALVGDRRHRAVVAISASELDAGAREKIRAAHGGLVAMIVEALGEMGHEQPRLAAMLVQGVVDAAVRRIELGAAEEPSVITEAAVSMALRGVRG; encoded by the coding sequence GTGGCCGAGCACCGGTCGATGCAGCGAGCCGCCCTGCTGGACGCGGCTCGCTCTTTGCTGTCCGAGGGCGGGACGGAGGCGCTGACCTTCCCGGCCCTCGCCGAGCGGACGGGGCTCGCGCGGTCGTCCGTGTACGAGTACTTCCGGTCGCGGGCCGCCGTGGTCGAGGAACTGTGCGCGGTCGACTTCCCCGTCTGGGCCGCGGAGGTCTCGGCGGCGATGGCCGCGGCGGAGGACCCTGAGGCCAGGGTCGAGGCGTATGTGCGGCAGCAGCTGGCGCTGGTGGGGGACCGGCGGCACCGGGCTGTCGTGGCGATCTCCGCGAGCGAGCTGGACGCAGGGGCCCGGGAGAAGATCCGGGCGGCGCACGGGGGGCTGGTCGCGATGATCGTCGAGGCGCTCGGCGAGATGGGGCATGAACAGCCCCGGCTGGCGGCGATGCTGGTGCAGGGGGTCGTGGACGCGGCTGTGCGCAGGATCGAGCTGGGGGCCGCGGAGGAGCCGTCCGTGATCACCGAGGCCGCGGTGTCCATGGCGCTGCGGGGTGTGCGGGGCTGA
- the lepB gene encoding signal peptidase I produces MGNRGKPRGVSSSAADNLLPTGVRRSAGSTGGRSRAERRKLQRKVKRRRRRGAVKEIPLLVGVAVLIALVLKTFLVQAFVIPSGSMEQTIRIGDRVLVDKFTPWFGSEPQRGDVVVFKDPGGWLQDEQTTTKKDDPIVVKQVKEGLTFIGLLPSDNEKDLIKRVVGVGGDRVKCCDTQGRVTVNGVPLSETDYLYPGNAPSTQQFDITVPQGRLWVMGDHRANSADSRSHQDTDYGGTVSLDSVVGRAMVIAWPFGHWTTLNEPKTYSSVADSAPGTTSGSQASLRVAPEDPNEAIQLPSPAELPLVMGVVGLRRIWGRRRHRVRSWRGGCGGWRTIRARRRGAPRTPRGSSRPGRGQRRDLRE; encoded by the coding sequence ATGGGTAACCGCGGCAAACCACGCGGTGTGTCGAGTTCCGCCGCCGACAATCTGCTGCCCACCGGCGTCCGGCGTTCCGCCGGCTCCACGGGCGGCCGTTCGCGCGCGGAGCGGCGCAAGCTCCAGCGCAAGGTCAAGCGGCGCAGGAGGCGCGGCGCGGTCAAGGAGATACCCCTCCTGGTCGGCGTGGCCGTCCTCATAGCCCTGGTCCTGAAGACCTTCCTCGTCCAGGCGTTCGTGATTCCGTCCGGCTCGATGGAACAGACGATCCGGATCGGCGACCGGGTCCTGGTCGACAAGTTCACCCCGTGGTTCGGCTCCGAGCCGCAGCGCGGGGACGTCGTCGTGTTCAAGGACCCCGGCGGCTGGCTCCAGGACGAGCAGACCACGACGAAGAAGGACGACCCCATCGTCGTCAAGCAGGTCAAGGAGGGCCTGACCTTCATCGGCCTGCTGCCGTCCGACAACGAGAAGGACCTCATCAAGCGGGTCGTCGGGGTCGGTGGCGACCGCGTCAAGTGCTGCGACACCCAGGGGCGGGTCACCGTCAACGGCGTCCCCCTGAGCGAGACCGACTACCTGTATCCCGGAAACGCTCCGTCCACCCAGCAGTTCGACATCACCGTCCCGCAGGGGCGGCTGTGGGTGATGGGGGACCACCGCGCCAACTCCGCGGACTCCCGCTCGCACCAGGACACCGACTACGGCGGCACCGTCTCCCTGGACTCGGTGGTCGGACGGGCCATGGTCATCGCCTGGCCCTTTGGGCACTGGACGACACTGAACGAACCGAAAACTTACTCTTCCGTGGCCGACTCGGCACCAGGGACGACCTCAGGCTCCCAGGCGTCGCTTAGGGTTGCTCCCGAGGATCCGAACGAAGCGATCCAACTCCCGAGCCCTGCGGAACTCCCGCTCGTTATGGGAGTGGTGGGCCTGCGCCGAATCTGGGGCAGGCGGCGGCACAGAGTAAGGAGTTGGCGTGGGGGATGTGGCGGTTGGCGCACGATCCGGGCACGACGGCGAGGAGCACCGCGGACGCCCCGTGGAAGCAGCCGACCCGGCCGCGGACAGCGCCGTGACCTCCGGGAATGA
- the dprA gene encoding DNA-processing protein DprA, with product MTGEEPDGELLDRVFLARVVEPGDEVGGRWIREWGVGEVAARLRGAGEPLPGVSEKRWSGLRARARVAEPRRDLAVAYEAGARFVVPGSGEWPGQLDDLADARPIGLWVRGLPSLRMWALRSVALVGARACTEYGAHMAATLGTGLAERGWVVVSGGAYGVDGAAHRGALGAGGATVAVLACGVDRPYPRGHTQLITRIAEQGLVIGELPPGDHPTPSRFVLRNRVIAALTRGTVVVEAAHRSGSLVTARAAQRLGRHTIGVPGPATSSLSAGVHELLRGDATLVTDAAEVVELVGDMGELAPDRRGPVLPRDLLAPAARRVLSALPGRREAGVEEIARGAQTTPDDAIARLYELRALGYVERHGDSWKLTRQAMISVRGGRGPC from the coding sequence ATGACCGGCGAGGAACCCGACGGCGAGCTGCTCGACCGCGTCTTCCTCGCTCGGGTCGTCGAGCCCGGGGACGAGGTCGGCGGGCGGTGGATTCGGGAGTGGGGTGTGGGGGAGGTGGCCGCGCGGTTGCGGGGGGCCGGGGAGCCGTTGCCCGGGGTGAGCGAGAAGCGGTGGAGCGGGTTGCGGGCCCGGGCCCGGGTGGCCGAGCCCCGCCGTGATCTGGCCGTCGCGTACGAGGCCGGTGCGCGCTTCGTCGTTCCCGGGAGCGGCGAGTGGCCGGGGCAGCTCGACGATCTCGCGGACGCGCGACCGATCGGACTGTGGGTGCGGGGTCTGCCCAGCCTGCGGATGTGGGCGTTGAGGTCCGTCGCCCTAGTGGGGGCCCGTGCCTGTACCGAGTACGGGGCTCACATGGCGGCCACCCTCGGCACCGGGCTCGCCGAGCGCGGCTGGGTCGTCGTGTCCGGCGGGGCGTACGGCGTCGACGGCGCCGCCCACCGCGGTGCTCTCGGCGCAGGCGGCGCCACCGTGGCCGTCCTGGCCTGCGGAGTCGACCGTCCCTACCCACGCGGACACACCCAGTTGATCACCAGGATCGCGGAACAGGGTCTGGTGATCGGCGAGTTGCCGCCCGGCGATCATCCGACGCCCAGCAGATTCGTGCTGCGCAACAGGGTGATCGCCGCCCTCACCCGCGGCACCGTCGTCGTCGAGGCCGCCCACCGCAGCGGCTCGCTGGTCACCGCCCGTGCGGCACAGCGCTTGGGCCGTCACACGATAGGAGTGCCCGGGCCGGCCACCAGCAGCCTGTCGGCCGGAGTGCACGAGCTGCTGCGCGGGGACGCCACGCTGGTCACCGACGCGGCGGAAGTCGTGGAGCTGGTCGGCGACATGGGGGAGCTGGCCCCCGACCGGCGCGGGCCCGTGCTGCCGCGCGACCTGCTGGCCCCGGCGGCACGGAGGGTGCTGTCCGCGCTGCCCGGACGACGGGAGGCCGGAGTGGAGGAGATCGCGCGCGGTGCGCAGACGACGCCGGACGACGCCATCGCGAGACTGTACGAACTCCGTGCACTTGGTTACGTCGAACGACACGGCGACAGCTGGAAGTTGACACGCCAGGCGATGATCTCCGTCCGGGGCGGTCGCGGCCCGTGTTGA
- the lepB gene encoding signal peptidase I has product MGGESTTRTAPQRGGTSTGPVGGRTGQRLSGLAVALGLVLFLGGFAWGAVVYRPYTVPTGSMTPTIDAGDRVLAQRVDGDEIRRGDVVVFTDTSWVTGASVVKRVVAVGGDTVSCCTDGKLTVNGKKIDESYLKGGVVEDKSIPTVKVPADRLFLLGDERQGSLDSSAHLTDAAQGTVARSAVTARVDAVVWPMKGMLERPTGFEPLGALSTPGPLRTIFILIVAGAVLVLGGGAYGPVAKLFGGRSRVRTEPVGAR; this is encoded by the coding sequence ATGGGTGGCGAGAGCACTACACGTACGGCCCCGCAGCGCGGCGGCACCAGCACGGGCCCGGTGGGCGGCCGGACCGGACAGCGACTGTCCGGACTGGCCGTCGCACTGGGCCTGGTGCTGTTTCTCGGGGGATTCGCCTGGGGAGCGGTGGTGTACCGGCCGTACACCGTGCCCACCGGCTCGATGACGCCCACGATCGACGCGGGCGACCGGGTGCTGGCGCAGCGCGTCGACGGCGACGAGATACGCCGGGGCGATGTCGTCGTCTTCACCGACACGAGCTGGGTGACCGGCGCCTCGGTGGTCAAGCGGGTCGTCGCGGTCGGCGGGGACACCGTCTCCTGCTGCACCGACGGGAAGCTGACCGTCAACGGTAAGAAGATCGACGAGAGCTATCTCAAGGGAGGCGTGGTCGAGGACAAGTCCATCCCGACGGTGAAGGTGCCCGCAGACCGCCTGTTCCTGCTCGGCGACGAGCGTCAGGGCTCGCTGGACTCCTCCGCCCACCTCACCGACGCCGCCCAGGGCACCGTCGCACGCTCGGCCGTCACCGCTCGGGTGGACGCCGTCGTCTGGCCCATGAAGGGCATGCTGGAGCGCCCCACCGGCTTCGAACCGCTCGGCGCGCTCTCCACGCCCGGACCGCTGCGCACGATCTTCATCCTGATCGTCGCCGGCGCGGTGCTTGTGCTGGGCGGCGGGGCGTACGGGCCCGTCGCCAAGCTCTTCGGCGGGCGCTCCCGCGTCCGGACGGAGCCCGTCGGTGCCCGCTGA
- a CDS encoding NUDIX hydrolase has protein sequence MPAEASAGHGDSPEGGLRKVARVVLLDPEDRILLLHGHEPDDPADDWWFTPGGGLEGEETREEAALRELAEETGITEVDLGPVLWRRTCSFPFAGRRWDQDEWYYLARTTVTATRATALTELERRSVAGARWWTCQELSQAHETVYPTRLAELLRRLLDEGPPAGPVTLDTEIV, from the coding sequence GTGCCCGCTGAGGCGTCGGCCGGGCACGGCGACTCGCCCGAAGGCGGACTGCGCAAGGTGGCCCGGGTGGTCCTGCTCGATCCCGAGGACCGCATCCTGCTGCTGCACGGGCACGAACCGGACGATCCGGCCGACGACTGGTGGTTCACGCCCGGCGGCGGACTGGAGGGCGAGGAGACCCGTGAAGAGGCCGCGCTGAGGGAACTCGCCGAGGAGACCGGCATCACCGAGGTGGATCTCGGGCCGGTGCTCTGGCGGCGGACATGCTCGTTCCCGTTCGCGGGCCGTCGCTGGGACCAGGACGAGTGGTACTACCTGGCCCGTACGACGGTGACGGCCACCCGGGCCACGGCCCTGACCGAGCTCGAGCGGCGCAGTGTCGCCGGAGCGCGCTGGTGGACGTGTCAGGAACTGAGCCAGGCACATGAGACGGTGTATCCGACCAGACTCGCCGAGCTGCTGCGCAGGCTGCTCGACGAAGGTCCCCCGGCCGGGCCCGTGACCCTGGACACCGAAATCGTCTAG
- a CDS encoding M23 family metallopeptidase → MRAKRYGRCGTWLVLGFLLLLAAPAPPPRPPFLTPAATDTSVPAIGRAWPVGARPTVLRGWEPPATVYGRGHRGVDLAAPPGSPVRAVAPGRVSFAGRVAGRGVVSVELAGTDLRTTYEPVTASVEKGAELAAGEVVGTVEPTGSHCTSTCVHWGLRRGEAYLDPLSLLPPWLLHRGPSRLLPVLGVPLP, encoded by the coding sequence ATGCGAGCGAAGCGATACGGACGATGCGGTACGTGGCTGGTGCTGGGGTTTCTGCTGCTGCTGGCGGCGCCGGCGCCCCCACCCCGGCCGCCCTTTCTCACCCCGGCGGCCACGGACACCTCGGTCCCGGCGATCGGCCGCGCCTGGCCCGTGGGCGCCCGTCCGACGGTGCTGCGCGGCTGGGAGCCCCCGGCGACGGTGTACGGCCGCGGACACCGGGGCGTGGACCTGGCGGCCCCTCCCGGAAGCCCGGTACGAGCGGTGGCGCCGGGCCGGGTGTCCTTCGCGGGGCGGGTGGCGGGGAGGGGCGTGGTCTCGGTGGAACTGGCCGGGACGGATCTTCGAACAACGTACGAGCCGGTGACGGCGTCGGTGGAGAAGGGCGCCGAGCTGGCGGCGGGCGAGGTGGTGGGCACGGTCGAACCGACGGGCTCCCACTGCACGAGCACGTGCGTGCACTGGGGCCTACGGAGGGGCGAGGCCTACCTGGATCCGCTGTCCCTGCTCCCGCCATGGCTGCTGCACAGAGGTCCTTCGAGACTGCTCCCGGTACTGGGCGTCCCGCTGCCCTGA
- a CDS encoding YraN family protein, which produces MNARSALGKYGESLAARRLTEAGMTVLERNWRCGRTGEIDIVARDGEVLVVCEVKTRRTGAFEHPMAAVTPEKAERLRGLAACWIHAHGGAPPGGVRIDLVGVVLPQRGAPVVEHARGVA; this is translated from the coding sequence ATGAACGCACGCAGTGCACTCGGCAAGTACGGCGAGAGTCTGGCCGCGAGGCGGCTGACCGAGGCCGGGATGACGGTCCTGGAGCGCAACTGGCGCTGTGGCAGGACGGGTGAGATCGACATCGTGGCGCGGGACGGCGAGGTCCTGGTCGTCTGCGAGGTCAAGACACGGCGCACGGGCGCCTTCGAGCACCCCATGGCCGCGGTGACCCCCGAGAAGGCGGAGCGCCTGCGAGGCCTCGCCGCCTGCTGGATCCACGCCCACGGAGGCGCGCCACCGGGAGGCGTCCGCATCGACCTGGTGGGTGTGGTCCTGCCGCAGCGCGGCGCACCCGTGGTCGAGCATGCGCGGGGGGTGGCCTGA
- the rpsB gene encoding 30S ribosomal protein S2 — MAVVTMRELLESGVHFGHQTRRWNPKMKRFIFTERNGIYIIDLLQSLSYIDRAYEFVKETVAHGGTVMFVGTKKQAQEAIAEQATRVGMPYVNQRWLGGMLTNFSTVYKRLQRLKELEQIDFEDVAASGLTKKELLVLSREKAKLEKTLGGIREMQKVPSAVWIVDTKKEHIAVGEARKLNIPVVAILDTNCDPDEVDYKIPGNDDAIRSVTLLTRVIADAVAEGLISRSRVATGDKGEKAAGEPLAEWERDLLEGGEKKAEEAPAAEAAPAAEATEALAEAPAAEAEAPAEAPAAEAPAAEAAPAADAEQV; from the coding sequence ATGGCCGTCGTCACGATGCGGGAGCTGCTGGAAAGCGGCGTCCACTTCGGTCACCAGACCCGTCGTTGGAACCCGAAGATGAAGCGGTTCATCTTCACGGAGCGCAACGGCATCTACATCATCGACCTGCTCCAGTCGCTGTCGTACATCGACCGCGCCTACGAGTTCGTCAAGGAGACCGTCGCCCACGGCGGCACGGTCATGTTCGTCGGCACGAAGAAGCAGGCGCAGGAGGCCATCGCCGAGCAGGCCACCCGCGTCGGCATGCCCTACGTCAACCAGCGCTGGCTGGGCGGCATGCTCACCAACTTCTCGACCGTCTACAAGCGTCTGCAGCGCCTCAAGGAGCTCGAGCAGATCGACTTCGAGGACGTCGCCGCGTCGGGTCTGACCAAGAAGGAGCTTCTCGTGCTCTCGCGCGAGAAGGCCAAGCTGGAGAAGACCCTCGGTGGTATCCGCGAGATGCAGAAGGTGCCCAGCGCCGTCTGGATCGTGGACACCAAGAAGGAGCACATCGCGGTCGGCGAGGCCCGGAAGCTCAACATCCCGGTCGTCGCCATCCTCGACACCAACTGCGACCCCGACGAGGTCGACTACAAGATCCCGGGCAACGACGACGCGATCCGCTCCGTCACCCTGCTCACCCGTGTGATCGCCGACGCCGTCGCCGAGGGGCTTATCTCCCGCTCGCGCGTCGCCACCGGTGACAAGGGCGAGAAGGCCGCGGGCGAGCCGCTCGCCGAGTGGGAGCGCGACCTGCTCGAGGGTGGCGAGAAGAAGGCCGAGGAGGCTCCCGCCGCCGAGGCCGCTCCGGCCGCGGAGGCCACCGAGGCTCTTGCTGAGGCCCCCGCTGCCGAGGCCGAGGCCCCGGCCGAGGCGCCCGCTGCCGAGGCCCCCGCCGCCGAGGCCGCTCCGGCCGCGGACGCCGAGCAGGTCTGA
- the lepB gene encoding signal peptidase I, whose protein sequence is MGDVAVGARSGHDGEEHRGRPVEAADPAADSAVTSGNDSGATEDGMTTEVKGGGPGDSAPKAKKQRSFWKELPILIGIALVLALLIKTFLVQAFSIPSDSMQNTLQEGDRVLVDKLTPWFGSEPERGEVVVFHDPDNWLAGEPTADPNAVQTFLSWIGLMPSAEEKDLIKRVVGVGGDTVSCEGTGPLKVNGKALSEASYVYPGNTPCSQDDQGGQFTVKVPKGYIWVMGDHRQNSRDSRYNQSDKHHGMVPVDDVVGRAVVKAWPLNRWGTLPKPDTFDQAGINNGSSASAALTFAPQGIALVGVVPVALWRRRKITAERTR, encoded by the coding sequence GTGGGGGATGTGGCGGTTGGCGCACGATCCGGGCACGACGGCGAGGAGCACCGCGGACGCCCCGTGGAAGCAGCCGACCCGGCCGCGGACAGCGCCGTGACCTCCGGGAATGACTCCGGGGCGACCGAGGACGGCATGACGACGGAGGTCAAGGGAGGGGGGCCGGGCGACTCCGCCCCCAAGGCCAAGAAGCAGCGCTCCTTCTGGAAGGAACTGCCCATCCTGATCGGCATCGCGCTCGTGCTGGCGCTGCTGATCAAGACGTTTCTGGTGCAGGCCTTCTCGATCCCGTCCGACTCGATGCAGAACACCCTCCAGGAGGGCGACCGCGTCCTGGTCGACAAGCTCACCCCGTGGTTCGGCTCCGAGCCCGAGCGCGGCGAGGTGGTCGTCTTCCACGACCCCGACAACTGGCTGGCGGGCGAGCCGACCGCGGACCCGAACGCCGTACAGACGTTCCTGTCCTGGATCGGCCTGATGCCCTCCGCCGAGGAGAAGGACCTCATCAAGCGCGTCGTCGGCGTGGGTGGTGACACGGTCTCCTGCGAGGGCACCGGCCCGCTGAAGGTCAACGGCAAGGCGCTGAGCGAGGCGTCGTACGTCTACCCCGGCAACACCCCGTGCAGCCAGGACGACCAGGGCGGCCAGTTCACGGTGAAGGTCCCCAAGGGCTACATCTGGGTGATGGGCGACCACCGGCAGAACTCCCGTGACTCCCGCTACAACCAGTCGGACAAGCACCACGGCATGGTCCCGGTCGACGATGTCGTCGGGCGCGCCGTCGTGAAGGCCTGGCCGCTCAACCGCTGGGGCACGCTGCCCAAGCCCGACACCTTCGACCAGGCCGGCATCAACAACGGGTCGTCGGCCTCCGCCGCCCTGACGTTCGCGCCGCAGGGGATCGCCCTCGTCGGTGTGGTGCCGGTGGCGTTGTGGCGGCGCAGGAAGATCACCGCGGAGCGGACCCGCTGA
- the lepB gene encoding signal peptidase I, whose amino-acid sequence MDTEAQPTERDRSSRPEPGAAEGRSRFALVSRITEGLPGGRISLALLLCLVFLLLISTFVVRPFQIPSGSMENGLRIGDRVLVNRLAYRFGAEPRRGDVVVFDGTGYFGDGDYIKRVVGVGGDHVVCCDKVGRIEVNGRSVDESGFLYPGDSPSSVSFEVEVPDGALFVLGDHRSVSSDSRDHLGSPGGGMIPVEDVLGRADWIIWPAGHATRLHRSAAYARVPAAEGAHG is encoded by the coding sequence ATGGACACCGAAGCACAGCCGACGGAGCGCGACCGCTCCTCCCGCCCCGAACCAGGGGCCGCGGAGGGACGGTCGCGTTTCGCGTTGGTGTCGAGGATCACCGAGGGACTGCCGGGGGGCCGGATCTCCCTGGCCCTGCTGCTCTGCCTGGTCTTTCTTCTGCTGATCAGTACGTTCGTGGTCAGACCATTCCAGATTCCCAGCGGATCCATGGAAAACGGATTGAGGATCGGGGACCGCGTTCTCGTAAATAGGTTGGCGTACCGTTTCGGTGCCGAGCCGCGGCGGGGAGATGTGGTCGTGTTCGACGGAACCGGGTATTTCGGGGACGGGGACTACATCAAGCGCGTTGTGGGTGTGGGGGGAGACCACGTGGTCTGCTGCGACAAGGTGGGGAGGATCGAGGTGAACGGCCGGTCGGTCGACGAGTCGGGCTTCCTGTACCCGGGCGACAGCCCGTCCTCGGTGTCCTTCGAGGTCGAGGTGCCCGACGGCGCGCTGTTCGTCCTCGGTGACCATCGCAGCGTCTCCAGCGACTCCCGGGACCATCTCGGCTCACCGGGCGGCGGCATGATCCCCGTCGAGGATGTTCTCGGACGGGCCGACTGGATCATCTGGCCCGCCGGCCACGCCACCCGTCTGCACCGTTCCGCCGCCTACGCGCGCGTGCCCGCAGCGGAGGGCGCGCATGGGTAA
- the whiG gene encoding RNA polymerase sigma factor WhiG: MPQHTSGSDRAAIPPAARDGGSVRPPAPSTLDELWRSYKATGDERLREQLILHYSPLVKYVAGRVSVGLPPNVEQADFVSSGVFGLIDAIEKFDIDREIKFETYAITRIRGAMIDELRALDWIPRSVRQKARNVERAYATLEARLRRTPSEGEVAGELGIAVDDLHAVFSQLSLANVVALEELLHVGGEGGDRLSLMDTLEDTAADNPVEVAEDRELRRFLARAINTLPEREKTVVTLYYYEGLTLAEIGNVLGVTESRVSQIHTKSVLQLRAKLASFGR; encoded by the coding sequence ATGCCCCAGCACACTTCCGGATCCGACCGGGCGGCGATCCCCCCAGCCGCCCGTGACGGTGGCAGCGTGCGGCCGCCCGCTCCCTCGACGCTCGACGAGCTGTGGCGGTCGTACAAAGCGACGGGAGACGAGCGGCTGCGCGAGCAGCTGATCCTGCACTACTCGCCGCTCGTGAAGTACGTGGCCGGGCGGGTGAGCGTCGGGCTGCCGCCCAATGTCGAGCAGGCGGACTTCGTGTCCTCGGGGGTCTTCGGACTCATCGACGCGATCGAGAAGTTCGACATCGACCGGGAGATCAAGTTCGAGACGTACGCGATCACCCGGATCCGGGGCGCGATGATCGACGAACTGCGGGCGCTGGACTGGATTCCGCGATCCGTGCGGCAGAAGGCGCGCAACGTCGAGCGGGCGTACGCGACGCTGGAGGCGCGGCTCAGGCGGACGCCCAGCGAGGGGGAGGTCGCCGGCGAGCTGGGGATCGCGGTGGACGATCTCCATGCGGTCTTCAGCCAGTTGTCGCTGGCCAACGTGGTGGCGCTGGAGGAGCTGCTGCATGTCGGGGGCGAGGGCGGCGACCGGCTGAGCCTCATGGACACCCTGGAGGACACCGCCGCGGACAATCCCGTGGAGGTCGCCGAGGACCGCGAGCTCAGACGGTTCCTGGCGCGGGCCATCAACACGCTGCCCGAGCGGGAGAAGACCGTCGTCACCCTGTACTACTACGAGGGGCTCACCCTCGCGGAGATCGGGAACGTGCTGGGGGTGACCGAGAGCCGGGTCAGCCAGATCCACACCAAGTCCGTGCTGCAACTGCGGGCGAAGCTGGCCAGTTTCGGTCGCTGA